A section of the Cytophagia bacterium CHB2 genome encodes:
- a CDS encoding PAS domain S-box protein, with protein sequence MNMKPVRSFLLNENYSVRNETKLARPDWLLQMETIFEAMNEGVAVLEAGRVLFVNEAMRRMTGFQQQEMIGRASTDFFAPEDLPFIQQQIEQRERNGHVRFEYDIRGKAGARVPAIISSRTFHSTDQRQFAIVTCADIREQKLAEARLRKANLQLQESEARKDAMLKSALDCIITIDHNGKIIEFNPAAEKTFGYKRARVIGNELAATIVPPALREAHRRGMAHYLATGEGPVLGKRIQITGMRADGTEFPVELAIVPIHLGEHPIFTAYLRDITEPVRAEKELREAKEAAETANHAKTELLAELKARHDELEATLQQLKIIQNKLEAENARKARELEEARRLQLALLPKTIPKLPYLEIAVFMQTATEVGGDYYDFNVNTDGGLTVAIGDATGHGLQAGTIVASTKSLFKALVDEPAPAQVLKKMSRALKSMGFHRMFMGMTVAKFDQHRLILSSAGMPFTLVHRAANGNTEEIVLKAMPLGSFSNFKYQQRILKLQPGDTVLFMSDGLYETFNTQEEMLGESRMIKLFTEIAHQQPRKIVRHLARAARSWAGERALHDDMTIVAVKMK encoded by the coding sequence GTGAACATGAAACCGGTAAGATCATTTTTGCTCAATGAAAATTATTCTGTGAGAAATGAGACCAAACTCGCAAGACCCGATTGGCTCTTGCAGATGGAGACCATCTTCGAGGCGATGAACGAAGGCGTTGCCGTTCTCGAGGCCGGCCGCGTCTTGTTCGTCAATGAGGCGATGCGGCGCATGACCGGATTTCAACAGCAGGAAATGATCGGCCGCGCCAGCACCGACTTTTTCGCGCCGGAAGATTTGCCCTTTATTCAACAGCAGATCGAGCAGCGGGAACGTAATGGCCACGTTCGTTTTGAGTATGACATTCGCGGCAAGGCCGGCGCGCGAGTGCCGGCCATCATCAGCAGCCGTACATTCCACAGTACGGATCAACGGCAGTTTGCCATCGTCACGTGCGCCGATATTCGCGAGCAAAAACTCGCGGAAGCAAGATTGCGCAAGGCGAACCTCCAACTGCAGGAGAGTGAAGCACGCAAGGATGCAATGTTGAAATCCGCGCTGGATTGCATCATCACCATTGATCACAACGGGAAGATCATCGAGTTCAATCCCGCGGCCGAGAAAACGTTTGGCTACAAGCGCGCCCGCGTCATCGGCAACGAATTGGCAGCAACCATTGTTCCGCCGGCGCTGCGGGAAGCGCATCGGCGCGGGATGGCGCATTATCTTGCCACCGGCGAGGGGCCGGTTCTGGGCAAGCGCATCCAGATTACGGGAATGCGCGCGGATGGCACGGAGTTTCCTGTCGAGTTGGCCATTGTTCCGATTCATTTGGGCGAGCATCCGATCTTCACCGCCTATCTCCGCGATATTACCGAGCCGGTGCGCGCGGAGAAAGAATTGCGTGAAGCAAAGGAAGCGGCGGAAACGGCAAATCATGCCAAAACCGAATTGCTGGCGGAGTTAAAAGCAAGGCACGATGAGCTTGAAGCAACATTGCAACAACTCAAAATCATTCAGAACAAATTGGAAGCCGAAAATGCGCGCAAAGCCCGCGAGCTGGAAGAAGCGCGCCGGCTGCAGCTTGCGCTGCTCCCCAAGACCATCCCCAAGTTGCCTTATCTTGAAATTGCCGTTTTCATGCAAACCGCCACTGAAGTGGGCGGCGACTATTACGATTTCAATGTGAACACCGATGGCGGACTCACAGTGGCAATTGGAGATGCCACCGGCCATGGCTTGCAGGCCGGAACGATTGTCGCTTCCACTAAAAGCCTGTTTAAAGCATTGGTGGATGAACCGGCGCCCGCGCAGGTTCTAAAGAAGATGTCGCGCGCACTAAAATCCATGGGCTTTCACAGAATGTTCATGGGAATGACGGTGGCAAAGTTCGACCAGCATCGCTTGATTTTATCTTCCGCTGGCATGCCTTTTACTCTGGTGCATCGCGCGGCCAACGGCAATACCGAAGAAATCGTCTTGAAAGCCATGCCGCTCGGAAGTTTTTCCAATTTCAAATATCAGCAAAGAATTTTGAAATTGCAGCCCGGGGACACCGTGCTTTTTATGAGCGACGGCCTGTATGAAACATTCAACACACAAGAGGAAATGCTGGGAGAAAGCCGGATGATCAAATTATTTACAGAGATCGCCCATCAGCAACCTCGCAAGATCGTCCGGCATTTGGCCAGGGCGGCCAGATCCTGGGCCGGCGAGCGGGCGCTGCACGATGACATGACGATTGTTGCTGTGAAGATGA